A portion of the Magnolia sinica isolate HGM2019 chromosome 17, MsV1, whole genome shotgun sequence genome contains these proteins:
- the LOC131230457 gene encoding receptor-like protein EIX2 translates to MVDLAVLDLSYHKLTAELPQCLGNLTSLFAMDFAKNNKHGRIPESLGFMLELEWLRLHSNNFSGELPTSLRNCTILTAIDLSENKFSGNIPTWIGESLSNVYILNLLSNMFFGTIPPHLCCLTYLQILDLAHNKLLGAIPRCLSNFSAIVTKEHKSETIVGMEYHDEDEDDLLGYKENITAVKELARLSELQGLNLFGNHLKRNILKKIYVLRHLESFDLSWNQLSSTILQSLPTLNFSSSLDLSHNKLFRLLLPKECPKDKMS, encoded by the exons ATGGTGGATTTAGCGGTCCTTGATCTCTCATACCATAAATTAACTGCAGAACTTCCTCAGTGTTTGGGAAATTTGACTAGCTTGTTTGCAATGGATTTTGCAAAAAATAATAAGCATGGACGTATTCCTGAATCTTTAGGTTTTATGCTTGAGCTGGAATGGTTGCGGTTGCATAGCAATAATTTTTCAGGTGAGCTTCCTACGTCATTGAGAAATTGCACCATTTTGACAGCTATCGATCTTAGTGAGAACAAATTCTCTGGAAACATACCAACATGGATAGGGGAAAGCCTATCAAATGTCTATATTCTCAACCTTTTGTCAAATATGTTTTTTGGAACTATTCCTCCACATCTGTGTTGTCTTACTTATCTTCAGATCTTGGATCTCGCACATAACAAGCTATTAGGAGCCATACCAAGGTGTTTAAGCAATTTCAGTGCCATTGTTACAAAGGAGCATAAAAGTGAAACGATTGTGGGGATGGAATATcatgatgaagatgaagatgatttGTTAGGTTATAAGGAAAACATAACAGCGGTTAAAGAATTAGCACGTCTATCTGAGCTACAAGGTTTGAATTTGTTTGGGAATCATTTGAAGAGAAACATTCTAAAGAAAATTTATGTCTTGAGACACTTAGAGTCTTTTGACCTGTCGTGGAATCAACTTTCTAGTACTATTCTGCAGAGCTTGCCAACATTAAATTTCTCAAGTAGTCTCGATCTCTCACATAATAAACTATTCAG GCTTTTGCTTCCAAAAGAGTGTCCAAAAGATAAGATGTCTTAG
- the LOC131231433 gene encoding high mobility group B protein 1-like yields MIPEKKKARKSPNTSFKAAKGKGATKKETKEALKPVEDREEFRKICKQEHPNVKSVSAVGKAGIEKWKSLSDAVSYRSCHIHVYLWFQCYCKHSRVE; encoded by the exons ATGATTCCAGAGAAAAAAAAAGCAAGGAAATCTCCAAATACCTCTTTTAAG GCAGCAAAGGGAAAGGGGGCTACAAAGAAGGAAACCAAGGAAGCTTTGAAGCCGGTTGAAGACAG AGAAGAGTTTAGAAAGATTTGCAAACAAGAGCATCCTAATGTGAAGTCTGTCTCAGCT GTTGGGAAGGCTGGGATAGAGAAGTGGAAGTCATTGTCTGATGCTGTAAGT TACAGAAGCTGTCACATTCATGTTTACTTATGGTTTCAGTGCTATTGTAAG CACTCGC